A part of Oryctolagus cuniculus chromosome 15, mOryCun1.1, whole genome shotgun sequence genomic DNA contains:
- the OPN4 gene encoding melanopsin — MNSPWGSRVPPGPAQEPRSTAAPPSRWDGSESSISSPGQLTPSSPTAPGAQEAAWVPFPTVDVPDHAHYTLGTVILLVGLTGMLGNLTVIYTFCRSRGLRTPANMFIINLAVSDFLMSFTQAPVFFASSLYKRWLFGETGCEFYAFCGALFGISSMITLTAIALDRYLVITRPLAAVGMVSKKRAGLVLLGVWLYALAWSLPPLFGWSAYVPEGLLTSCSWDYVTFTPSVRSYTMLLFCFVFFLPLLVIVYCYIFIFRAIRETGRACQGSHESPQRRQWRRLQSEWKMAKVALLVILLFLLSWAPYSTVALVAFAGYAHSLSPYMNSVPAVIAKASAIHNPIIYAITHPKYRAAIAQHLPCLGVLLGVSGRHSRPSLSYRSTHRSTLSSQASDLSWISGRRRQESLGSESEVGWTDTEAAAAWGAALQLSGRYLCGQGLEDGEIKATPRRQGPEAETPRKTKRLRPCLDPRT; from the exons ATGAACTCTCCTTGGGGATCCAGAGTCCCTCCCGGACCAGCCCAGGAGCCTAGGAGCACAGCTGCCCCACCCAGCAGGTGGGACGGCTCTGAGAGCAGCatctccagccctggccagcttACGCCCAGCAGCCCCACG GCCCCTGGGGCTCAGGAGGCTGCCTGGGTCCCCTTCCCCACTGTCGATGTTCCAGACCACGCCCACTACACCTTGGGCACCGTGATCCTACTGGTGGGGCTCACGGGGATGCTGGGCAATCTGACAGTCATCTATACCTTCTGCAG GAGCAGAGGCCTGCGCACTCCTGCCAACATGTTCATTATCAACCTCGCGGTCAGCGACTTCCTCATGTCCTTTACCCAGGCTCCCGTCTTCTTCGCCAGCAGCCTCTATAAGCGGTGGCTCTTCGGGGAGACAG GCTGCGAGTTCTATGCCTTCTGTGGGGCCCTCTTTGGCATCAGCTCCATGATCACACTGACGGCCATCGCCCTGGACCGCTACCTGGTCATCACACGCCCGCTGGCCGCCGTTGGCATGGTGTCCAAGAAGCGGGCAGGGCTGGTCCTGCTCGGGGTCTGGCTctatgccctggcctggagtctGCCGCCCCTCTTCGGCTGGA GTGCCTACGTGCCCGAGGGGCTGCTGACGTCCTGCTCCTGGGACTACGTCACCTTCACGCCGTCCGTGCGCTCCTACACCATGCTTCTCTTCTGCTTCGTCTTCTTCCTGCCCCTGCTTGTCATCGTCTACTGCTACATCTTCATCTTCAGGGCCATCCGGGAGACAGGCCG GGCCTGCCAGGGCAGCCACGAGTCCCCGCAGCGGCGGCAGTGGCGGCGGCTGCAGAgcgagtggaagatggccaaggtcgCCCTGCTGGTCATCCTTCTCTTCCTGCTCTCCTGGGCTCCGTACTCCACTGTGGCACTGGTGGCCTTTGCTGG GTACGCACACAGCCTGTCGCCCTACATGAACTCCGTACCGGCTGTCATCGCCaaggcctctgccatccacaacCCCATCATCTACGCCATCACGCATCCCAAGTACAG GGCGGCCATcgcccagcacctgccctgcctgggggTGCTGCTGGGCGTGTCAGGCCGGCACAGCCGCCCCTCCCTCAGCTACCGTTCCACCCACCGCTCCACcctgagcagccaggcctccGACCTCAGCTGGATCTCAGGCCGAAGGCGCCAGGAGTCCCTGGGCTCCGAGAGCGAGGTG GGCTGGACAGACACCGAGGCAGCAGCTGCATGGGGGGCTGCCCTGCAACTGAGTGGACGGTACCTCTGTGGTCAGGGCCTGGAGGACGGGGAAATCAAAGCCACTCCCAGGCGCCAGggaccagaagctgagacgcccAGGAAG ACCAAGAGGCTGCGCCCCTGCCTGGACCCCAGGACCTAG